The genomic window CTTCATCACCCCCACTGGCCATGGGTATGTGCTTACACGCCCCAGTCTCTATGATTCTTGCTCATATCAATAGTCTCCGAGAACTCGACATCGAGCTCATGAAGCGCCTTGCCCCCCGTGTCAACGTCATCCCCGTCATTGGTCGCGCCGATTCGCTCACCCCCGCTGAGCTCGCCGAGTCCAAGAAGCTGGTTATGGAGGACATTGAGCACTACCGCATCCCTGTCTACAACTTCCCCTACGatatcgaggaggatgacgaggacacCGTCGAGGAGAACGCTGAGCTTCGTGGACTCATGCCTTTCGCCATTGTTGGTTCcgaggaggttgttgagattGGTGGCCGCAAGGTTCGCGCCCGCCACTACCCCTGGGGtgttgtcgaggtcgacaACCCTCGTCACTCCGACTTCCTGGCCATTCGATCTGCGCTTCTCCACAGCCACCTGGCTGATCTCAAGGAAATCACCCACGACTTCCTGTACGAGAACTACCGTACCGAGAAGCTGTCTAAGAGCGTCGAGGGCGCTGCCGGAAAGTGAGTTTTGACATGATCCTGCTTAACATATTCACTGCTAACTGCTTCCAGCGCTGACAGCTCAATGAACCCCGAGGACCTTGCCTCGCAGTCCGTCCGCCTCAAGGAGGAGCAGCTCCgacgagaggaggagaagctgcgCGAGATCGAGCTCAAGGTGCAGCGCGAGATCAACGAGAAGCGACAGGAGCTGCTGGCCCGCGAGTCCCAGCTCCGCGAGATCGAGGCGCGCATGCAACGAGAGGCGGCTGCTCAGGCCTCCGGCACGCCCGAGCCCAACGGCGAGGAGCCTACCAACTAGACCTACTGGGTCTTTTCGCGGTGCTTCAAAAATGCGACGTTGGACTATTGTCGATTGCTGGCGTTGGTTTTCCTCTCCCACGACTAAAGAGAAAGATGAGAATATTccccctgctgctgctgctgcaaaaCTGAGTTGTCGttttgtttttctttttcatcaCCGCCCTGCTGCACCGGAGAGCTAGCTACGATTCTCGAGGCGACGGTAGAGATACCACATAACCTGAGGGGGCGTTTCCGTGGAAGCCAGACGGCGGGCGGGCGGCCGCTTGCGTGTAGAGGCATTCTTTGAGGGAGGGCCATTCATTCGTGGCTGTTGTGGGATGCAGCTGGGCGAGGAGTGTGTGTGGTGTGTCTTGAGGGATGAAGAGGGCCAAGCATGGCAATGCAGTTGATTGGCGAGAAGGGCGTATCGCCTGTATGACGATGCCTGCCCTCTGGCCATTTTGTGGTCATGTTAGACTTGTATTGGACGTGTATTGGTATCCATTCTGGACGACACATCCTTGATTGTTTCCTTTTTCTAGTGGCCTTCTAATGCTGATATCAAATACATTCAATATTTCTTGTACTGGCGAAACTCGTTCACGCATGGTTGTTCCATAAATGAGATGTCAACTATCGATTGACTATTGGTCTACGCTAGTTGCAAAGGGATTAACCAACCAGCGGTTGATACATAGGAGAAACAAGGAAAACCAATTAACTTATCCTCCAATAAACGCCAATGCCCAAGGTCTTAGTCTTGACAACTTCCTATGCACAAACAAC from Fusarium falciforme chromosome 2, complete sequence includes these protein-coding regions:
- a CDS encoding Septin-type G domain-containing protein, whose protein sequence is MSSMGKMIRRKKNVKKGIQFCLMVCGASGTGRTTFVNTLCGKSVLDHKESDDAGSAHVEDGVKIKPITVELELDEEGTRISLTIVDTPGFGDQIDNEASFSEIVGYLERQYDDILAEESRIKRNPRFRDNRVHAMLYFITPTGHGLRELDIELMKRLAPRVNVIPVIGRADSLTPAELAESKKLVMEDIEHYRIPVYNFPYDIEEDDEDTVEENAELRGLMPFAIVGSEEVVEIGGRKVRARHYPWGVVEVDNPRHSDFLAIRSALLHSHLADLKEITHDFLYENYRTEKLSKSVEGAAGNADSSMNPEDLASQSVRLKEEQLRREEEKLREIELKVQREINEKRQELLARESQLREIEARMQREAAAQASGTPEPNGEEPTN